The following coding sequences are from one Novosphingobium sp. Gsoil 351 window:
- a CDS encoding nuclear transport factor 2 family protein: MDDAPSTPDRVAARLDIADLLARYCRGIDRCDADELDRVFADDARIDYGYGAQDKATTCASLLAAIGGMRLTQHAIGNVIIEFDAKRARAETQCVALHILGEPGAEVEMTVGGRYLDTLEQRAEGWRIVERLYVMDWNRRIPATMSLDGGLFDRLQRRGGRKPEDPLYRWGAA; encoded by the coding sequence ATGGACGACGCCCCCAGCACGCCCGATCGCGTCGCCGCCCGGCTGGACATCGCGGACCTGCTCGCGCGCTATTGCCGCGGGATCGATCGCTGCGACGCCGACGAGCTCGACCGCGTCTTCGCCGACGATGCCCGGATCGATTATGGCTATGGCGCGCAGGACAAGGCGACGACCTGCGCCAGCCTGCTGGCCGCGATCGGGGGCATGCGCCTTACCCAGCACGCGATCGGCAACGTCATCATCGAGTTCGACGCAAAGCGCGCGCGGGCCGAGACCCAGTGCGTGGCGCTGCACATCCTGGGCGAGCCGGGCGCCGAAGTCGAAATGACCGTGGGCGGGCGCTATCTCGATACGCTGGAACAGCGGGCCGAGGGGTGGCGCATCGTCGAGCGGCTCTATGTGATGGACTGGAACCGGCGGATACCCGCGACGATGAGCCTCGACGGCGGGCTTTTCGACCGCCTTCAGCGGCGCGGCGGGCGCAAGCCGGAAGACCCGCTGTATCGCTGGGGCGCGGCGTGA
- a CDS encoding aromatic ring-hydroxylating dioxygenase subunit alpha produces the protein MTERTVARCPGPSTRAIILDDAIPPSAGFIAERYQHLGDDDLSYAAYTSEDYARRERERLWPRTWQMACREEEIPNPRDFLVHDIGDDSAIVVRQDDGSVRAFVNSCIHRGMQLAPSGSRGHASVLRCPFHGWSYASDGALRSLPCAWDFAHVDRAAARLDEIATGRWGGFVFVHFGDDPPPLGEFLHPVPELDLPVPMDARHIAAHYRKHLPANWKIALEAFLEAYHVMATHPEGLPTAGDANCQYDLLGDHVSRFIHTIGFQSPHLKGTPSEEDLLARLDRGRSGLRLQPGQRARDAFAEHLRTTLGAQHGVDLARVSTTQMIDSIEYYCFPNFVFFPGIALPMVYRFLPDPESVDRCFFDLWFLAPTRPGESPPPVPATVELALDEPFAAAPGIDPKLAFIYDQDVDNLARLTRGIKASRKPGQTLGAYQEVRIRHMRQTLARYLGEE, from the coding sequence ATGACCGAACGAACCGTCGCGCGCTGCCCTGGGCCTTCCACGCGTGCCATCATCCTGGACGACGCGATCCCGCCATCGGCCGGCTTCATTGCCGAGCGCTATCAGCATCTGGGCGACGACGACCTGTCCTACGCCGCCTATACCAGCGAGGACTACGCCCGGCGCGAGCGCGAGCGCCTCTGGCCGCGCACCTGGCAGATGGCCTGCCGCGAAGAGGAAATCCCCAACCCGCGCGATTTCCTGGTCCACGACATTGGCGACGACAGCGCGATCGTCGTCCGGCAGGATGACGGGTCTGTGCGGGCCTTCGTCAACAGCTGCATCCATCGCGGGATGCAGCTCGCGCCCTCCGGCTCGCGCGGGCACGCCAGCGTGCTGCGCTGCCCGTTTCACGGGTGGAGTTACGCCTCCGACGGCGCGCTCAGGTCGCTGCCCTGCGCATGGGATTTCGCGCATGTGGACCGCGCCGCCGCGCGTCTCGACGAGATCGCGACCGGGCGCTGGGGCGGGTTCGTGTTCGTCCATTTCGGCGACGATCCGCCGCCGCTCGGCGAGTTCCTTCACCCGGTTCCTGAACTCGACCTGCCGGTGCCGATGGATGCGCGGCACATCGCCGCGCACTATCGCAAGCACCTCCCGGCCAATTGGAAGATCGCGCTCGAGGCGTTCCTCGAGGCCTACCATGTGATGGCGACGCATCCGGAGGGTCTGCCCACCGCGGGCGACGCCAATTGCCAATACGATCTGCTTGGGGATCACGTCAGCCGCTTCATCCACACGATCGGGTTCCAAAGTCCGCACCTCAAAGGCACGCCGAGCGAGGAGGACTTGCTGGCGCGGCTCGATCGCGGCCGATCGGGACTGCGCCTGCAGCCGGGGCAGCGCGCGCGAGACGCCTTTGCCGAACACCTGCGGACGACGCTAGGCGCCCAGCACGGGGTGGACCTGGCGCGCGTCTCGACCACGCAGATGATCGATTCGATCGAGTATTACTGCTTCCCGAACTTCGTTTTCTTTCCCGGTATCGCGCTGCCGATGGTCTATCGCTTCCTGCCCGATCCGGAGTCGGTCGATCGCTGCTTCTTCGACTTGTGGTTCCTTGCGCCGACCCGCCCCGGCGAGTCGCCGCCGCCGGTCCCGGCCACGGTCGAACTCGCGCTAGACGAGCCGTTTGCCGCGGCGCCGGGCATCGATCCGAAGCTTGCCTTCATCTACGATCAGGACGTCGACAACCTCGCGCGCCTGACCCGCGGCATCAAGGCCAGCCGCAAGCCGGGGCAGACGCTTGGCGCCTATCAGGAAGTCCGCATCCGCCACATGCGCCAAACGCTGGCGCGCTATCTGGGCGAGGAGTGA
- a CDS encoding TetR family transcriptional regulator, with the protein MKRRKGPFLMPVNQAEADQQRDRAVDAALAILNDRGPNALSLGEVASRLGLTVTALQRTFETYDDLLEAVAERWFRAKVRIMEEVVASDLPPRRKMYEFFARRFVLLRDSYRADPVLFQMHCDLGNQHFEVVRSYVDLGDHYLCLIIAEAMDDGHFPGLSIDEALSLINQMISAYVNIALMVMIMEKLSEAKLARIVDTIFDGLSAEDRGAIGVQGLRAA; encoded by the coding sequence ATGAAGCGTCGGAAGGGGCCTTTCCTTATGCCTGTCAACCAGGCCGAAGCAGACCAGCAACGCGATCGCGCGGTCGATGCCGCGCTCGCCATCCTCAACGATCGCGGACCCAACGCGCTGAGCCTGGGCGAAGTCGCCAGCCGGTTGGGCCTGACCGTCACCGCGCTGCAACGCACCTTCGAAACCTACGACGATCTGCTCGAGGCCGTCGCCGAACGCTGGTTCCGCGCCAAAGTGCGGATCATGGAGGAGGTTGTCGCCAGCGATCTGCCGCCGCGGCGCAAGATGTACGAATTCTTCGCGCGCCGCTTTGTCCTGTTGCGCGACAGCTACCGCGCCGATCCGGTGCTGTTCCAGATGCACTGCGATCTGGGCAACCAGCACTTCGAGGTGGTCCGCAGCTACGTCGATCTCGGCGACCATTACCTGTGCCTGATCATCGCCGAGGCAATGGACGACGGACACTTCCCCGGCCTGTCCATCGACGAGGCGCTGAGCCTGATCAACCAGATGATCTCGGCCTACGTCAACATCGCCCTGATGGTGATGATCATGGAAAAGCTGAGCGAGGCCAAGCTCGCGCGGATCGTCGATACGATCTTCGACGGGCTTTCGGCCGAAGACCGCGGCGCGATCGGGGTGCAAGGACTGCGCGCCGCCTGA
- a CDS encoding M20/M25/M40 family metallo-hydrolase → MKQALSAVVLAAFVSTAATAQTPTGLPGPLRPDQEAFRGLYKELVETNTALSNGSCTDAAAKMGARLKAAGFGDEAITYFATPEHPKDGGLVAVLPGSNKALKPMLLLAHIDVVEAKREDWTRDPFTLIEENGYFYGRGTLDDKAQAAIWTDTFVRFKQSGYRPKRTIKLALTCGEETSGAFNGAEYLSKDKRDLIDAAFALNEGGGGRTDGKGKLLVQTIQIGEKSYQDFTLTATNPGGHSSAPPPDNAIYALAAALLKIGAYEFPLQFNDVTKAFFKKSGALRGDAVGTAMVALADNPGDTIAEATANTDKAIHSMLRTTCVATLVDAGHALNALPQRATANVNCRMFPGRTAAETKAALAAAIGDPKIAIEERVKDKPIAIQPPLDPKILGPVEKLAAKYFPGVPVIPTMSTGATDGVYLEAVGIPVYGVPSVWADPDGNGTHGLNERVEAKALYTARDYLYDLVKALAG, encoded by the coding sequence ATGAAGCAAGCCTTGTCCGCGGTCGTCCTGGCCGCATTTGTCAGTACCGCCGCCACCGCCCAGACACCGACCGGCCTGCCCGGCCCGCTCCGTCCAGATCAGGAGGCGTTTCGCGGGCTCTACAAGGAACTGGTCGAGACCAACACCGCGTTGAGCAATGGTAGTTGCACCGATGCCGCGGCCAAGATGGGCGCGCGCCTCAAGGCCGCCGGGTTCGGCGACGAGGCGATCACCTATTTCGCGACGCCAGAACACCCCAAGGACGGCGGGCTCGTCGCGGTCTTGCCGGGAAGCAACAAGGCGCTCAAGCCGATGCTGCTGCTCGCGCACATCGACGTGGTCGAGGCCAAGCGCGAGGACTGGACCCGCGATCCGTTCACGCTGATCGAGGAGAACGGCTATTTCTATGGCCGCGGCACGCTCGACGACAAAGCCCAGGCCGCGATCTGGACCGACACCTTCGTCCGCTTCAAGCAATCGGGCTACAGGCCCAAGCGTACTATCAAGCTGGCGCTGACCTGCGGCGAGGAAACCTCGGGCGCGTTCAATGGGGCGGAGTATCTGTCCAAGGACAAGCGCGATCTAATCGATGCCGCATTCGCACTCAACGAGGGCGGCGGCGGGCGCACCGACGGCAAGGGCAAGCTGCTCGTCCAGACGATCCAGATCGGCGAGAAGAGCTATCAGGACTTCACCCTGACCGCGACCAACCCCGGCGGGCATAGCTCGGCGCCGCCCCCGGACAACGCGATCTACGCGCTTGCGGCTGCCCTGCTCAAGATCGGCGCCTACGAGTTTCCGCTCCAGTTCAACGACGTGACCAAGGCGTTCTTCAAGAAGTCCGGTGCGCTGCGCGGCGACGCAGTCGGAACCGCAATGGTCGCGCTGGCCGACAATCCCGGCGACACGATCGCCGAAGCCACCGCCAACACCGACAAGGCGATTCATTCGATGCTGCGCACGACTTGCGTGGCGACGCTGGTCGATGCCGGTCACGCGCTCAACGCGCTGCCGCAGCGAGCGACCGCCAACGTCAATTGCCGGATGTTCCCGGGGCGGACCGCAGCCGAAACCAAGGCGGCCCTGGCCGCTGCGATCGGCGATCCCAAGATCGCCATCGAGGAACGCGTGAAGGACAAGCCGATCGCGATCCAGCCGCCGCTGGACCCGAAGATCCTCGGTCCTGTCGAGAAACTGGCGGCGAAGTATTTCCCCGGCGTTCCGGTGATTCCGACGATGTCGACCGGGGCGACCGATGGTGTCTATCTCGAAGCGGTGGGGATTCCGGTCTACGGCGTGCCCAGCGTTTGGGCCGATCCCGACGGCAACGGCACGCATGGCCTGAACGAGCGGGTCGAGGCCAAGGCGCTCTACACCGCGCGCGATTATCTTTACGACTTGGTCAAGGCACTCGCCGGCTAG
- the gyrB gene encoding DNA topoisomerase (ATP-hydrolyzing) subunit B, producing the protein MTETSEATPPEPSANLNIPNANAYGADSIKVLKGLDAVRKRPGMYIGDTDDGSGLHHMVFEVSDNAIDEALAGHCDLVLIELNPDGSVSVEDNGRGIPTGIHAEEGVSAAEVIMTQLHAGGKFENTSDDNAYKVSGGLHGVGVSVVNALSEWLELTIWRDGQEHWMKFAHGDAVESLRVVGPAPEGKKGTRVTFLASTDTFKNVTDFDFEKLEHRYRELAFLNSGVHIKLRDLRHEEIKEHDLFYEGGIGAFVGYLDRNKTPLLPEPVAISSERDGIGIEVALEWNDSYYENVLCFTNNIPQRDGGTHLAAFRAALTRTLNNYAEKSGLMKKEKVSLTGDDMREGLTAIVSVKLPDPKFSSQTKDKLVSSEVRQPLESLMADRMSDWLEENPAHARAVIGKIIDAAAAREAAKKARELTRRKGAMDIASLPGKLADCQERDPAKSELFLVEGDSAGGSAKQGRDRHYQAILPLKGKILNVERARFDRIISSKEVGTLIQAMGTGIRDEFNLEKLRYHKIVIMTDADVDGAHIRTLLLTFFHRQMPDIIRGGHLYIAQPPLFKVAKGRSEVYLKDAAALDRYLVEAGLAGRVLESAGGARAGSELEELVQHAMRMRSLMAFVPKRYDPSIIEALALAGALDPEADRAAALAKTVQWLDRGDQEARWSAEISVEGGYHLQRQWRGVADHHVIEPGFLVSAEARKLARLTAEHAEVYGAVARLVKGGAAEPEPEVETTVEDELGEDPGAQAPARAVAGDGSITRPSQLLDAVLAAGRKGLSIARYKGLGEMNAEQLWETTLDPEVRLLLQVKVEDADVTDEIFTRLMGDVVEPRREFIQENALNVANLDV; encoded by the coding sequence ATGACAGAGACCTCCGAAGCCACCCCGCCAGAACCTAGCGCGAACCTCAACATCCCCAACGCCAACGCCTATGGCGCGGATTCGATCAAGGTGCTCAAGGGCCTCGACGCGGTGCGCAAGCGGCCGGGGATGTATATCGGCGACACCGACGATGGATCGGGCCTCCACCACATGGTGTTCGAGGTTTCCGACAACGCGATCGACGAGGCGCTGGCCGGGCACTGCGATCTGGTCCTGATCGAACTCAATCCAGACGGCTCGGTCTCGGTCGAGGACAACGGGCGCGGCATTCCGACGGGCATCCACGCCGAGGAAGGCGTCTCCGCCGCAGAGGTCATCATGACCCAGCTCCACGCCGGCGGGAAGTTCGAGAACACCAGCGACGACAACGCCTACAAGGTTTCCGGCGGACTCCACGGGGTCGGCGTTTCGGTGGTCAACGCACTGAGCGAATGGCTCGAGCTGACGATCTGGCGCGACGGGCAGGAGCACTGGATGAAGTTCGCGCACGGCGATGCTGTCGAATCGCTGCGCGTGGTCGGCCCTGCGCCGGAGGGGAAGAAGGGCACCCGCGTCACCTTCCTCGCCTCGACCGACACCTTCAAGAACGTCACCGATTTCGATTTCGAGAAGCTCGAGCACCGCTATCGCGAGCTCGCCTTCCTCAACTCCGGCGTCCACATCAAGCTGCGTGATCTGCGCCACGAGGAGATCAAGGAGCACGACCTGTTCTACGAAGGCGGGATCGGCGCGTTCGTCGGCTATCTCGATCGCAACAAGACCCCGCTGCTGCCCGAGCCCGTGGCGATTTCCAGCGAGCGCGATGGCATCGGGATCGAGGTCGCGCTCGAATGGAACGACAGCTACTACGAAAACGTCCTGTGCTTCACCAACAACATCCCCCAACGCGATGGCGGCACGCACCTCGCCGCGTTCCGCGCCGCGCTGACCCGCACGCTCAACAACTACGCCGAAAAATCGGGGCTGATGAAGAAGGAGAAGGTCAGCCTCACCGGTGACGACATGCGCGAAGGGCTGACCGCGATCGTTTCGGTCAAGCTGCCGGACCCGAAGTTCTCGTCGCAGACCAAGGACAAGCTGGTCTCGTCCGAAGTCCGCCAGCCGCTCGAGAGCCTGATGGCCGACCGGATGAGCGACTGGCTCGAGGAAAACCCCGCGCATGCCCGCGCGGTGATCGGCAAGATCATCGATGCCGCCGCCGCGCGCGAGGCGGCCAAGAAGGCGCGCGAGCTGACCCGGCGCAAGGGCGCGATGGACATCGCCAGTCTCCCCGGCAAGCTCGCCGACTGCCAGGAGCGCGATCCCGCAAAGTCCGAACTGTTCCTGGTCGAGGGCGACAGCGCCGGCGGCTCGGCCAAGCAGGGGCGCGACCGGCACTATCAGGCAATCCTGCCGCTCAAGGGCAAGATCCTCAACGTCGAACGCGCGCGGTTCGACCGGATCATTTCGTCGAAGGAAGTCGGCACGCTGATCCAGGCGATGGGCACCGGCATCCGCGACGAGTTCAACCTGGAAAAGCTGCGCTATCACAAGATCGTGATCATGACCGACGCCGACGTCGACGGCGCGCATATCCGCACGCTGCTGCTGACCTTCTTCCACCGCCAGATGCCCGACATCATCCGCGGCGGGCACCTCTACATCGCCCAGCCGCCTTTGTTCAAAGTCGCCAAAGGGCGCAGCGAGGTCTACCTCAAGGACGCCGCCGCGCTCGACCGCTACCTGGTGGAGGCGGGCCTTGCCGGGCGGGTGCTGGAAAGCGCGGGCGGGGCGAGGGCCGGTTCCGAGCTGGAAGAGCTGGTCCAGCACGCGATGCGGATGCGCAGCCTGATGGCGTTCGTGCCCAAGCGCTACGACCCGAGCATCATCGAGGCGCTCGCGCTGGCCGGCGCGCTCGATCCGGAAGCGGATCGCGCCGCGGCGCTCGCGAAGACCGTCCAGTGGCTCGATCGCGGCGACCAGGAGGCGCGGTGGAGCGCCGAGATCTCGGTCGAGGGCGGCTATCACCTCCAGCGCCAGTGGCGCGGGGTGGCCGACCACCACGTGATCGAGCCCGGCTTCCTCGTCAGCGCCGAAGCCCGTAAGCTCGCCCGGCTGACCGCCGAGCACGCCGAGGTCTATGGCGCGGTGGCGCGGCTGGTGAAGGGCGGCGCGGCCGAGCCCGAGCCGGAAGTCGAAACCACGGTCGAAGACGAACTGGGCGAGGATCCCGGGGCGCAGGCTCCGGCGCGGGCCGTGGCCGGTGACGGTTCGATAACCCGGCCCTCACAACTGCTCGACGCGGTGCTCGCGGCCGGGCGCAAGGGCCTCTCGATTGCGCGCTACAAGGGGCTGGGCGAGATGAACGCCGAGCAATTGTGGGAAACCACGCTCGATCCCGAGGTTCGGCTGCTGCTCCAGGTCAAGGTCGAGGACGCCGACGTCACCGACGAGATCTTCACCCGCCTGATGGGCGACGTGGTCGAACCGCGCCGCGAATTCATCCAGGAGAACGCGCTGAACGTCGCCAATCTCGACGTTTGA
- a CDS encoding thioesterase family protein translates to MSKAIPYLFPIGVEPGDIDFMGHVNNAHYLTWVQNAVVAHWRNLAPPEAVARHLWVALKHEITYRRPTFLGDDVIATVVLEKVQGVRAYYETVLRRGEDILVEVKSIWCSVDSATLRPARLARDVIARFLPV, encoded by the coding sequence GTGAGCAAAGCGATTCCCTATCTCTTTCCGATCGGCGTCGAGCCCGGCGACATCGATTTCATGGGCCACGTCAACAACGCCCACTATCTGACCTGGGTGCAGAACGCGGTGGTCGCGCACTGGCGCAATCTCGCCCCGCCCGAAGCGGTCGCGCGGCACTTGTGGGTCGCCTTGAAGCACGAGATCACCTACCGCCGCCCGACATTCCTGGGCGACGACGTCATCGCCACGGTGGTGCTGGAAAAGGTCCAGGGCGTGCGCGCCTACTACGAGACGGTGCTGCGACGCGGCGAGGACATCCTGGTCGAGGTCAAGTCGATCTGGTGCTCGGTGGATTCCGCGACGCTGCGACCGGCGCGCTTGGCGCGCGACGTGATCGCGCGGTTCCTTCCCGTCTGA
- a CDS encoding NAD(P)/FAD-dependent oxidoreductase yields the protein MTAATRDFDAIVVGAGFAGLYMLHKLRGLGLSTRVIEAGDGVGGTWYWNRYPGARVDIQSMEYSFSFDPELEREWRWSERYAPQEELLRYANHVADRYDLRRDIQLETRVDSAHWDEAAARWTVRTDRGDELSARWVVMATGCLSTPKQIDIPGIENFAGSIYKTFEWPREGVDFTGQRVGVIGTGSSAVQSIPVIAEQAAQLTVFQRTPNYCAPAWNQPVTQQQYSDWDANRDAYRADARSQSVAALFNPEERTAAEMTPEEQQAEFERRWQNGGLPMMSLFADVLTEPDANRIAADLMAAKIRSIVTDPAVADKLTPKTYPIATKRLCVDTGYYATFNRPNVTLVDLRETPIVQVTRTGIRTSAGETAFDAIVFATGFDAMTGTLTKIDIRGRGGVSLKDKWADGPHTYLGLTMSGFPNLFTVTGPGSPSVLTNMMMSIEQHVEWIAGCIAHMAEHQFKVAEATAQAEAEWVAHVGEVADTTLFPQANSWYMGANVPGKPRVFLPYVGGFPEYVVACNDVVADGYRGFAMA from the coding sequence ATGACGGCAGCGACTCGGGATTTCGACGCGATCGTGGTGGGTGCCGGGTTTGCCGGCCTCTACATGCTCCACAAGCTGCGCGGCCTGGGCCTGAGCACGCGGGTGATAGAAGCGGGCGATGGGGTCGGCGGGACCTGGTACTGGAATCGCTATCCCGGCGCGCGGGTCGACATCCAGAGCATGGAATACTCGTTCTCGTTCGATCCCGAACTCGAGCGCGAATGGCGCTGGTCGGAGCGCTATGCTCCGCAGGAAGAATTGCTGCGCTACGCCAACCATGTCGCCGACCGCTACGACTTGCGCCGCGACATCCAGTTGGAGACCCGGGTCGACAGCGCGCATTGGGACGAAGCCGCGGCGCGCTGGACGGTGCGCACCGATCGCGGCGATGAACTGTCCGCGCGCTGGGTGGTGATGGCCACCGGGTGCCTGTCCACGCCCAAGCAGATCGACATCCCGGGAATCGAAAACTTCGCAGGGTCGATCTATAAGACTTTCGAATGGCCCCGCGAAGGTGTCGATTTCACCGGGCAGCGGGTCGGGGTGATCGGCACCGGATCGTCGGCGGTCCAGTCGATCCCGGTCATCGCCGAGCAGGCGGCGCAGCTCACCGTGTTCCAGCGCACCCCCAACTACTGCGCACCGGCCTGGAACCAGCCGGTGACGCAGCAGCAATATAGCGACTGGGACGCCAATCGCGACGCCTATCGCGCCGATGCCCGCAGCCAGTCGGTCGCCGCGCTGTTCAATCCGGAGGAGCGAACCGCCGCTGAGATGACGCCCGAAGAACAGCAGGCGGAGTTCGAGCGCCGCTGGCAAAACGGCGGATTGCCGATGATGAGCCTGTTCGCCGATGTCCTGACCGAGCCCGACGCGAACAGGATCGCCGCCGATCTGATGGCCGCGAAGATCCGCAGCATCGTCACCGATCCCGCCGTAGCCGACAAGCTGACCCCCAAGACCTATCCGATCGCAACCAAGCGCCTGTGCGTTGACACCGGCTACTACGCGACCTTCAACCGCCCCAACGTGACGCTGGTGGATTTGCGCGAGACTCCGATCGTGCAAGTCACACGGACGGGAATCCGCACTTCCGCGGGCGAAACCGCGTTCGACGCGATCGTCTTCGCGACCGGTTTCGATGCGATGACCGGGACGCTCACGAAGATCGACATCCGCGGACGCGGCGGAGTGTCGCTGAAGGACAAGTGGGCAGATGGCCCGCACACATACCTCGGGCTGACGATGTCCGGGTTTCCCAACCTGTTCACCGTGACCGGGCCGGGCAGCCCTTCGGTGCTGACCAACATGATGATGTCGATCGAACAACATGTCGAATGGATCGCCGGCTGCATCGCGCACATGGCCGAGCACCAGTTCAAGGTGGCCGAGGCGACAGCACAAGCCGAAGCTGAATGGGTCGCGCATGTCGGCGAAGTGGCCGATACCACTCTGTTTCCGCAGGCAAATAGCTGGTACATGGGGGCCAACGTACCAGGCAAGCCGCGGGTGTTCCTGCCTTATGTCGGCGGATTTCCCGAATATGTGGTCGCCTGCAACGACGTGGTGGCGGACGGCTATCGCGGATTTGCGATGGCCTGA
- a CDS encoding nuclear transport factor 2 family protein — protein sequence MRARDPALQELLDHRAIAQLSIDYMRALDRLDRDLLRSVYHPDATDDRGFFAGSGPEFCDFALGVLASHKVNHHMIGQTNIAIEGDVAFGEIYFNAYHRIESDGEDKDFVVIGRYVDRYERREGVWKIAHRSELNDSCWTVPAADDWLRQTPSALRGARGSADLSARRDEVRRR from the coding sequence GTGAGAGCGCGCGATCCGGCCCTGCAGGAACTGCTCGATCATCGCGCGATCGCCCAGCTCTCGATCGACTATATGCGGGCCCTCGACCGGCTCGACCGCGACCTGCTGCGATCGGTCTATCACCCGGACGCGACCGACGACCGGGGCTTCTTCGCCGGATCGGGACCCGAATTCTGCGACTTCGCGCTGGGCGTGCTGGCGAGCCACAAGGTCAACCACCACATGATCGGCCAGACGAACATCGCGATCGAAGGCGACGTCGCTTTCGGCGAGATCTACTTCAACGCCTATCACCGCATCGAGAGCGATGGGGAGGACAAGGATTTCGTCGTGATCGGCCGCTACGTCGATCGCTACGAACGGCGCGAGGGCGTGTGGAAGATCGCCCATCGCAGCGAGCTGAACGATTCGTGCTGGACGGTGCCGGCGGCCGACGATTGGCTGCGTCAGACGCCATCGGCGCTGCGCGGGGCGCGCGGGTCGGCGGACCTGTCGGCGCGGCGCGACGAAGTGCGGCGGCGATGA
- a CDS encoding 5'-nucleotidase C-terminal domain-containing protein, which produces MIPLSRLLVAILIPAIAACATVPRGASVPVEVGIIAINDFHGALEPPKQAVPTILHGTRRVEPRPGDAQLDQSERVVAVPAGGAAWLASAIDSVRSKYANHVTVSAGDLVGASQLASSLYLDEPAIGVMNRIGLDFNAVGNHEFDRGAAELKRLVAGGCQPLAARQPCQLEKWAGARFPFLAANSIRPDGSTLFPATGMKTFGSGRRKVTIGFIGATLRETSDLTAKENLQGVTFADEADTINAAIPGLKARGADAIVVLIHQGGRTDTKVAPDPSACAGFTGAIRSILDRLSTEVDVVVSGHTHWAYVCDYATLNPAKPFLLTSAGVFGELVTDIDLKFDPVTRRVISKSARNVIVQSPGYSNARGDLVLVPEFPQFAPRSDIAAYVARYVAASKDFIERPVGKLGGLVERPGGDASNKGGSLGNLVADAQLAATRSAGAQIALMNVFGLRAPSQIAPAADGGVTFGQVYAVQPFANDLVTQTPDRG; this is translated from the coding sequence ATGATCCCGCTTTCGCGCCTGCTCGTCGCCATCCTTATCCCCGCCATCGCCGCCTGCGCCACGGTGCCGCGCGGCGCCTCCGTTCCGGTCGAGGTGGGGATCATCGCGATCAACGATTTCCACGGCGCGCTCGAGCCGCCGAAGCAGGCGGTGCCGACGATCCTGCACGGCACCCGCCGCGTGGAACCCAGGCCCGGCGACGCGCAGCTCGATCAGAGCGAGCGGGTTGTTGCGGTCCCGGCTGGCGGTGCGGCCTGGCTGGCGAGCGCGATCGACAGTGTCCGCAGCAAATATGCCAATCACGTGACCGTCTCGGCCGGCGATCTGGTGGGCGCCTCGCAGCTCGCTTCGTCGCTCTACCTCGACGAACCGGCGATCGGCGTGATGAACCGCATCGGGCTCGATTTCAACGCGGTCGGCAATCACGAATTCGATCGCGGCGCGGCGGAGCTCAAGCGCCTGGTTGCGGGCGGGTGCCAGCCGCTCGCGGCGCGCCAGCCGTGCCAACTCGAGAAATGGGCGGGGGCGAGGTTCCCGTTCCTCGCCGCCAACTCGATCCGTCCCGACGGCTCAACGCTGTTTCCCGCCACCGGAATGAAGACCTTCGGTAGCGGACGGCGCAAGGTGACGATCGGCTTCATCGGTGCAACCCTGAGAGAAACATCCGACCTTACAGCGAAGGAAAACCTCCAGGGCGTGACCTTCGCCGACGAGGCCGACACGATCAACGCCGCGATCCCGGGGTTGAAGGCGCGAGGGGCCGACGCGATCGTGGTGCTGATCCACCAGGGCGGGCGCACCGATACCAAGGTCGCCCCTGATCCCAGCGCGTGCGCGGGCTTCACCGGCGCGATCCGCTCGATCCTCGATCGCCTCAGCACCGAGGTGGACGTCGTCGTCTCGGGCCACACCCACTGGGCCTACGTCTGCGACTACGCCACGCTCAACCCGGCCAAGCCGTTCCTGCTGACCAGCGCCGGGGTATTCGGCGAGCTGGTGACCGATATCGACCTGAAGTTCGATCCGGTGACGCGCCGGGTGATCTCCAAGTCGGCGCGCAACGTGATCGTCCAGAGCCCGGGCTATAGCAACGCGCGCGGCGATCTCGTCCTCGTGCCGGAATTCCCGCAATTCGCGCCGCGATCCGACATCGCCGCCTACGTCGCGCGCTATGTCGCCGCCTCCAAGGATTTCATCGAGCGCCCGGTCGGCAAGCTGGGCGGGCTGGTCGAGCGTCCGGGCGGCGACGCCTCGAACAAGGGCGGCAGCCTGGGCAACCTCGTCGCCGATGCCCAGCTTGCGGCGACACGATCAGCCGGCGCGCAGATCGCGCTGATGAACGTCTTCGGGCTGCGCGCGCCGTCGCAGATCGCGCCCGCCGCCGATGGCGGGGTGACTTTCGGTCAGGTCTATGCGGTGCAGCCGTTCGCCAACGACCTCGTCACCCAGACCCCTGACCGGGGCTGA